A window of the Trichoderma asperellum chromosome 4, complete sequence genome harbors these coding sequences:
- a CDS encoding uncharacterized protein (EggNog:ENOG41~SECRETED:SignalP(1-20)~TransMembrane:1 (n7-15c20/21o418-436i)), whose protein sequence is MRVPYTALGALALLVQAITAQKVSYSDTTGLTFYQGTKTQRVGGDPVPTGVYHSYSHKITLTGAHSQPTGSGSSSSSTVSASFPTGSLTNGANLTATATGVPQPTNTQPCNLHVEFCTRKFSNITQVGCHNSPFVRPGNSGSNQELPVKTQLDDGVRFLQAQMQFPANSSVPHFCHTTCDLLDAGPINEWLSEVYEWVDAHPYDVVTILLENGNYSDPSVYVPYIQETGILKYTYVPTVFPMGIEDWPTLENLILHGSRVVMFLDYKANQTAYPWLMDEFSQMWETPFDPVDRAFPCTVQRPPDLSTSAAQERLYLMNHNLNAEFNVFSLELLVPAVSLLNETNSAEGYGSVGLAANNCRADWGRAPNVLNVDYYNYGSPPGSVFEAAARLNNVTYNNTCCGHVQASDAASLMRGARGLFLSWASVATLVASAWLML, encoded by the coding sequence ATGAGAGTCCCGTACACAGCTCTCGgcgcgctggcgctgctggtgcagGCCATCACGGCGCAAAAGGTGTCGTATTCGGACACCACCGGCCTCACCTTCTACCAGGGAACCAAGACGCAGCGAGTCGGCGGCGATCCAGTCCCTACCGGCGTCTACCACTCATACAGCCACAAGATCACGCTCACCGGTGCGCACTCCCAACCCACGGGCTcgggctccagctcctccagcactGTCAGCGCCAGCTTCCCGACCGGCTCGCTCACCAACGGCGCCAACCTCACGGCGACGGCCACCGGCGTGCCGCAGCCCACTAACACGCAGCCCTGCAACCTCCACGTCGAGTTCTGCACACGCAAGTTCAGCAACATCACGCAGGTTGGCTGCCACAACTCACCCTTTGTGCGGCCCGGCAACTCGGGCTCCAACCAGGAGCTGCCCGTCAAGACGCAGCTGGACGATGGCGTGCGCTTCCTGCAGGCGCAGATGCAGTTCCCGGCCAACAGCTCGGTGCCGCACTTCTGCCACACGACCTGCGATCTGCTGGATGCCGGCCCCATCAACGAATGGCTGAGCGAGGTGTACGAGTGGGTGGACGCCCATCCCTACGACGTCGTCACGATTCTGCTGGAGAACGGCAACTACTCGGACCCATCTGTCTACGTGCCCTATATCCAGGAGACGGGCATCCTCAAGTACACATATGTGCCCACTGTCTTTCCCATGGGCATAGAGGACTGGCCCACGCTGGAGAATCTCATCCTCCACGGCAGCCGCGTTGTCATGTTCCTCGACTACAAGGCCAACCAGACGGCCTACCCATGGCTCATGGATGAGTTCTCGCAGATGTGGGAGACGCCCTTTGACCCCGTGGACCGCGCATTCCCTTGCACCGTTCAGCGCCCGCCAGACCTGTCTACCTCGGCGGCCCAGGAGCGTCTCTACCTTATGAACCACAACCTCAACGCCGAGTTCAACGTCTTcagcttggagctgctggtgccGGCTGTGTCGCTGCTCAACGAGACCAATTCTGCGGAGGGATATGGCAGCGTGGGTCTGGCTGCGAATAACTGCCGTGCTGATTGGGGACGCGCGCCCAATGTCCTGAATGTGGACTATTACAACTATGGCTCACCGCCAGGATCTGTGTTCGAGGCTGCAGCGAGACTGAACAACGTTACGTATAACAATACGTGCTGTGGACATGTCCAGGCGAGCGATGCTGCGTCACTGATGCGAGGAGCGAGAGGGCTGTTTTTAAGCTGGGCGAGCGTTGCGACTCTGGTTGCGTCGGCATGGTTGATGCTATGA
- a CDS encoding uncharacterized protein (MEROPS:MER0000311~EggNog:ENOG41), producing MYNTGSSDNINQLYASIEEFDGDIDRLIDNWQALYPSVKHQLETADELNLMNSFAEILLDSGKLELATSVDEHIHEILESDTESELDEGNRQRLYSLINGRWGGHANSPTAINSSPDIFPISSQYSTTFLRSDEIPRSCTPIANPYLSQNNSAFSRIDEIPRSWAPKPNPGPVVRPDPAPAYNSQNRIKPGPGQLSRLRHSHLDYTSDPIKKIELSERTINERSLPPRESPQPRSTTIQAGSAAQENTSIAPLLGQNYDPSFGSKPQSQAGLWQTYLENRTHKFMYGKDERFFGTNSIEGPAYEPVKIAILDSDISPQHLRPFRMRVKARENFAGGQQNAADTDHGTTVAELVLKACPTSHVYIGRVTKLNAAGESTVDVEAAAKAIEFAADPKGWGVDIITMSFGWTHVNKRISDALSFAKQHRVLMFASTTNYGFAETNSILYPGRAPEVICVDAAEDTGQLAGFAIEDISQGRIERFSAPGLGIISPVSGEAMDGSSFACPKAAGIAALAIEFTRQFPLCDSKSVQEAVQQREGMVKILREMAKQNSSSSSKFLCPWELLGDDDGVYGGDGQPGSERYFVAHRFVRILRKEYGPHIGREIFNI from the exons ATGTATAATACTGGCTCCTCCGACAACATAAACCAGCTCTATGCATCTATTGAGGAATTTGATGGCGATATTGATCGCCTGATTGATAACTGGCAAGCTCTCTATCCTTCGGTGAAACACCAGCTTGAGACAGCGGATGAGTTGAATTTGATGAATAGCTTTGCCGAAATTTTACTTGATAGCGGAAAGCTTGAATTGGCTACATCAGTGGATGAACATATCCACGAGATACTGGAATCTGATACGGAAAGCGAGTTAGATGAAGGGAACCGCCAACGTTTGTACTCTCTCATAAATGGGAGATGGGGCGGCCATGCAAACTCGCCGACAGCAATCAATTCTAGCCCGGATATTTTTCCGATTAGCTCACAGTATAGCACAACTTTCTTACGCAGTGATGAAATACCAAGGAGTTGTACACCAATAGCAAACCCATATCTCTCGCAGAATAACTCGGCTTTCTCACGCATAGATGAAATTCCAAGAAGCTGGGCGCCAAAACCAAATCCAGGGCCCGTGGTTAGACCAGATCCAGCTCCGGCATATAACAGCCAAAACAGGATAAAACCTGGACCAGGACAACTATCGCGACTAAGACACAGTCACTTAGATTATACATCTGATCCTATTAAAAAGATCGAATTATCCGAAAGGACAATAAATGAACGCTCTTTACCGCCTCGAGAGAGTCCACAACCTAGATCCACAACAATCCAAGCCGGCAGTGCGGCTCAAGAAAATACATCGATTGCCCCATTATTAGGACAGAACTATGATCCATCTTTTGGATCTAAACC GCAGAGCCAGGCGGGTCTTTGGCAAACATATCTAGAGAATAGGACGCATAAGTTCATGTATGGCAAAGACGAACGATTCTTCGGCACAAACAGCATCGAGGGCCCGGCGTACGAGCCTGTTAAAATCGCAATCCTCGATTCTGATATTTCCCCACAACATCTAAGACCATTCAGAATGCGAGTTAAAGCCAGAGAGAACTTTGCTGGCGGGCAACAGAATGCTGCCGACACCGACCACGGCACGACAGTTGCTGAATTGGTGCTCAAAGCATGTCCAACATCACATGTCTATATCGGGAGAGTTACCAAGCTAAACGCAGCTGGTGAATCTACTGTTGATGtcgaagctgcagcaaagGCAATTGAATTCGCAGCTGACCCAAAGGGGTGGGGAGTGGATATTATCACCATGTCTTTCGGCTGGACGCACGTCAATAAGCGCATTAGCGACGCTCTTTCTTTTGCCAAACAACATAGAGTCCTCATGTTTGCTTCCACAACAAACTACGGGTTCGCCGAAACAAATAGCATTCTCTATCCAGGCCGCGCGCCAGAAGTAATTTGTGTGGACGCCGCAGAAGACACTGGGCAGCTGGCGGGCTTTGCCATTGAGGATATAAGCCAAGGGCGCATCGAGAGATTCTCGGCCCCAGGTCTAGGTATCATTAGTCCTGTTTCAGGTGAAGCTATGGATGGGAGCTCCTTTGCGTGCCCCAAAGCTGCAGGAATTGCGGCATTAGCAATTGAATTTACCAGGCAATTTCCTCTATGTGACAGCAAGAGTGTGCAAGAAGCAGTTCAACAGCGCGAAGGAATGGTAAAAATTTTAAGGGAAATGGCAAAACAAaattcttcgtcatcatccaaaTTTCTTTGTCCATGGGAGCTTTTgggtgatgacgatggagtTTACGGAGGCGATGGGCAGCCTGGCAGCGAAAGATACTTTGTTGCACATCGCTTCGTCCGAATTCTAAGGAAAGAGTATGGGCCGCATATTGGAAGggaaatatttaatatataa
- a CDS encoding uncharacterized protein (EggNog:ENOG41), with amino-acid sequence MALPSARVKSYFLSPITTIPPEGPIRLGSIVEDPSFVQEPINNPPVPPGSAGENVYLHNAAQSTVALKASKSFALGLFVKFQQFLQGKIGEKNSSAVEEMWSFNNLQTQWFIPSDEYIKQSLQQMEVQNFIAQNYSWLRRTKLYMVTGIMIAEGASSTIKAAEQNELHLSLGVDTPLPQVPVTVLPQLGLEGASGVAKSQGKSDTVVFAFQLRRIKISPAGDVAHAQYTDGALLSVHKDTGSDKRSYQIVMDGIDDSDVDPAEFGLEGSSLDVDDATEERS; translated from the coding sequence ATGGCTTTACCTTCGGCCCGGGTCAAGTCATACTTTCTTTCACCTATAACGACGATTCCTCCGGAAGGGCCAATAAGGCTCGGAAGCATAGTTGAGGATCCGAGCTTTGTTCAGGAGCCTATTAACAATCCACCAGTCCCACCAGGTTCTGCCGGTGAAAATGTATACTTGCACAATGCTGCCCAGAGCACTGTCGCTTTGAAAGCTTCTAAAAGCTTTGCTCTCGGTCTCTTTGTAAAGTTTCAGCAATTCCTTCAAGGGAAAATCGGCGAAAAAAACTCATCCGCCGTCGAAGAGATGtggtcttttaataatttacaGACACAATGGTTTATACCGAGCGatgaatatataaagcaaagTCTGCAGCAAATGGAGGTGCAAAATTTCATCGCCCAAAACTACTCCTGGCTAAGGCGCACCAAGCTCTATATGGTGACCGGTATTATGATTGCAGAAGGCGCTTCCTCAACTATCAAAGCTGCAGAACAAAACGAACTTCATCTTAGCCTAGGTGTCGATACCCCGTTGCCGCAAGTCCCCGTTACGGTACTTCCTCAGTTGGGCCTTGAGGGCGCATCAGGCGTAGCAAAGTCACAAGGAAAGTCAGATACGGTTGTCTTTGCATTCCAACTTCGGAGAATCAAGATTTCACCAGCTGGCGATGTTGCACACGCGCAGTATACTGATGGTGCTTTATTGTCAGTTCATAAAGATACCGGCTCAGACAAAAGAAGTTACCAAATTGTCATGGATGGAATCGACGACAGTGATGTTGATCCTGCCGAGTTTGGATTGGAAGGTTCGTCGCTTGATGTAGACGATGCTACggaagagagaagctga
- a CDS encoding uncharacterized protein (EggNog:ENOG41) produces the protein MAQVLNGTLQGDDLLAATYRQGTLEWNLKNESLPLPTVRVQRQDAHYHVRALWHKAMGAVSPNKKKLQIGSQFRYSKLEKGEIRILSIHPGKDEDPLRATLFKRKLEDVRGGYEALSYTWGNPKEKPLDKIMIRDLDAELPQTVNMKTVVQTAVVKSVGGAPFSIRNNLYRALMRLRKMTDSHVNIWVDAICIDQSDSGHREKEQQLAMMAQIYNYASHVCIWLGDGLEHAEGAFSLVRDIMNFKKFDTKVQSSDTKENWIQLIEIMKAAWFSRRWIIQEVALSKSASLHCANQVVHWDDFADAVSLLLEKIHVLRAKFDEEIFEDVETTSASILIQCLDNICHKSFTGDVLAKLLDLETLVSTLLGFQATSPRDTIYSVLSLANDPPSEDEPWAEIHSEQLESNWRNDHDVPLSKDDLRELKRKIALLPNYTISTRDVFIAFVTRSIYKSKSLDIICRHWAPNVTDDKFSEKVPMPSWISNIYKAPFGGPDSSKGRQNGQNFVAYLPHDRRKRYRACGSYSAEFSMALDPFLLSTDGPSLRKSMNRNRAHSLRAQFSLQPLSSPHPTTVLSPVENRSTWIDRFPKLQISVTNGLSTPPSPTVVESPLSQETNRIGSTPAVTLSDPSGETTGISPAIRPEIPRSSRNSVSGNMKSRRNSIRLVPSDVERKYQLSGVIKVGGLVLGKIKYQSDVMRGGIIPGEWVTRLGWRAEEKKNKVPDTLWRLLVADRAAGGGKPPSWYQRACLHGLVDPRVSDNEGNIHSVTPPNRKISEMTTEYFHRVETVVWNRRLFEAEADVSHLSDVQVLTPETKQAMIIFCKDIRSGSASGPKSLFGLAPKEAEEGDLVCILFGCTVPVILRPIEDLGLYKLVGEAYVHGVMDGEAMISSEVVDEMRIDFQIC, from the exons ATGGCGCAGGTACTGAATGGTACGCTGCAAGGAGACGATCTACTAGCTGCGACTTACAGGCAAGGTACATTAGAGTGGAATCTCAAAAATGAAAgcttgccattgccaacTGTGCGCGTACAGCGACAGGATGCGCACTATCATGTTCGTGCTTTATGGCATAAAGCAATGGGCGCTGTTTCGcccaataaaaaaaagctgcaaaTAGGGTCGCAATTCCGCTACAGTAAGcttgaaaagggggaaatTCGAATCTTAAGCATACACCCAGGGAAAGACGAAGATCCTTTGAGAGCTACCCTTTTCAAACGCAAATTAGAAGATGTTCGTGGCGGATATGAGGCTCTGTCTTACACGTGGGGAAACCCCAAAGAGAAGCCCTTAGACAAAATAATGATCCGCGACCTAGACGCAGAGCTACCTCAGACAGTAAATATGAAAACGGTGGTTCAAACTGCGGTCGTTAAATCCGTCGGAGGGGCCCCTTTCAGCATCCGAAATAATCTGTATCGAGCACTTATGAGGCTGCGGAAAATGACTGATAGCCATGTCAATATCTGGGTAGACGCAATATGCATTGACCAATCGGACTCGGGTCatagagaaaaagaacagcaattggccatgatggccCAAATCTACAACTATGCATCTCATGTCTGCATCTGGTTGGGCGACGGCCTCGAGCATGCCGAAGGTGCCTTTAGCCTCGTTCGAGACATCATGAACTTCAAAAAATTCGATACCAAAGTCCAAAGCTCTGACACAAAGGAAAATTGGATTCAACTTATTGAGATCATGAAGGCCGCTTGGTTTAGTCGCCGATGGATCATCCAAGAAGTCGCTCTTTCGAAGAGCGCATCGTTACATTGCGCCAACCAAGTTGTCCATTGGGACGATTTTGCCGATGCCGTATCGCTTTTGCTAGAAAAGATTCATGTTTTGAGAGCTAAATTTGACGAGGAAATATTTGAAGATGTTGAGACAACAAGCGCTTCGATTCTCATTCAATGTCTCGACAATATTTGCCACAAGTCCTTCACGGGAGACGTGTTAGCCAAACTTTTAGATCTCGAAACTTTGGTCTCAACCCTTCTTGGTTTTCAAGCGACATCGCCTCGGGATACTATTTACTCAGTTCTATCGTTGGCCAATGACCCCCCTAGCGAAGATGAGCCCTGGGCCGAAATACATTCTGAGCAACTCGAGAGTAATTGGAGAAACGATCACGATGTACCATTAAGCAAGGATGATTTACGggaattaaaaagaaaaattgcgTTGCTTCCAAATTATACAATTAGTACACGAGACGTTTTCATTGCATTTGTTACTCGTTCAATATATAAATCGAAAAGTCTTGATATCATCTGCCGGCACTGGGCACCTAATGTCACTGATGACAAGTTCTCGGAGAAAGTACCCATGCCTTCTTGGATCTCGAACATATACAAAGCGCCCTTTGGTGGGCCTGATTCCTCGAAAGGGCGACAGAACGGCCAAAATTTTGTCGCCTATCTTCCTCATGACCGACGGAAGCGATACAGGGCTTGCGGATCCTACTCGGCTGAATTTTCTATGGCTTTAGATCCATTTCTTTTATCCACCGACGGCCCGTCTCTAAGAAAGAGTATGAACAGGAATAGAGCTCATAGCCTTCGCGCGCAATTTTCTTTACAACCTCTTTCTTCACCCCACCCCACCACGGTACTATCTCCAGTGGAGAACCGCTCAA CATGGATTGACCGGTTTCCCAAACTACAAATAAGCGTGACAAATGGCCTGTCAACTCCGCCATCTCCAACAGTAGTAGAATCCCCTTTGTCTCAAGAAACCAATAGAATCGGTTCAACACCTGCCGTTACACTCAGCGACCCATCTGGAGAAACAACTGGCATAAGTCCGGCTATAAGACCTGAAATCCCAAGATCCAGTCGAAACAGCGTCTCTGGAAATATGAAGTCTCGCCGAAATTCTATCCGACTTGTTCCATCGGACGTCGAGAGAAAGTATCAACTCAGCGGCGTGATCAAAGTCGGTGGACTTGTGCTtgggaaaataaaatatcaATCAGATGTTATGCGAGGCGGCATCATCCCTGGCGAGTGGGTTACTCGGCTAGGCtggagagctgaagagaaaaagaacaaagtcCCAGATACGCTCTGGCGACTTTTGGTAGCTGACCGCGCTGCTGGAGGTGGAAAGCCGCCATCATGGTATCAACGGGCATGCTTGCATGGACTGGTTGACCCTCGTGTATCTGACAACGAGGGCAATATCCACTCTGTCACGCCGCCGAACCGCAAAATTTCGGAGATGACAACAGAATACTTTCACCGTGTTGAGACAGTAGTTTGGAACAGAAGATTGTTTGAAGCCGAGGCTGATGTAAGCCATTTATCGGATGTCCAAGTTCTTACACCAGAGACCAAACAGGCAATGATCATTTTCTGCAAAGATATTCGCTCTGGGTCAGCATCAGGGCCAAAAAGTCTCTTTGGACTGGCACCTaaagaagccgaagaaggAGATTTGGTGTGCATTCTTTTCGGTTGTACGGTTCCTGTAATCTTGAGACCTATAGAAGACCTGGGGCTGTATAAGCTGGTTGGAGAAGCGTATGTGCATGGTGTTATGGACGGCGAAGCGATGATCAGCAGCGAAGTggtggatgagatgagaatAGATTTCCAAATATGCTAG
- a CDS encoding uncharacterized protein (EggNog:ENOG41~TransMembrane:4 (o6-27i136-158o170-193i214-234o)) yields MAVRTVTATIAGISYFITIPFLILVLIGNTHINPILDDIFFFKLDVSHIIPISVENSNLLNSVARSLGLHDFYQVGVWSYCEGYNDEGVTFCSPPKSFFWFNPVEVLVGELLAGAKIALPSEVVTILTLLRIGSQVMYAFFMSGIVLNFVLLLATPLVLRTRWFSLFTSLVGGVAGIVLTVAAIIATVISVAAKIALTAQDQLNIQCDIGAKMFAFMWIAALSTDFAFLLHAAMGCCCAPDKRNSSRVGSPSASTMQEKHDSYALPNFVRRRTRMS; encoded by the exons atggcCGTGCGGACTGTTACGGCCACTATCGCCGGCATCAGCTACTTCATCACGATTCcattcctcatcctcgtcctcatcggcAATACGCATATCAACCCCATCCTCGacgacatcttcttcttcaagctcgaCGTCTCCCACATCATCCCCATTTCCGTCGAAAACTCAAACCTGCTCAACTCTGTGGCACGGAGTCTCGGCCTTCATGACTTTTATCAAGTCGGTGTGTGGAGTTACTGTGAGGGATACAACGATGA AGGCGTAACCTTCTGCTCTCCGCCAAAATCCTTCTTTTGGTTCAATCCCGTCGAAGTCCTCGTTGGCGAGCTCCTCGCCGGCGCCAAAATCGCTCTGCCCTCCGAAGTCGTCACCATCCTCACCCTCCTCCGCATCGGATCTCAGGTCATGTACGCCTTCTTCATGTCCGGCATCGTCCTCAACTTCGTCCTCCTGCTCGCCACCCCTCTCGTCCTCAGAACTCGATGGTTCAGCCTCTTCACCTCCCTCGTCGGCGGCGTAGCAGGCATAGTCCTCACGGTCGCCGCTATCATTGCCACCGTCATTAGTGTCGCTGCCAAGATTGCTCTCACGGCGCAGGATCAGCTCAACATTCAATGCGATATTGGTGCCAAGATGTTTGCATTCATGTGGATCGCCGCCTTGTCGACAGATTTTGCATTCCTGTTGCACGCAGCCATGGGATGTTGCTGCGCACCGGACAAGAGAAACAGCTCGAGAGTCGGATCCCCCTCCGCATCGACCATGCAGGAGAAGCACGACTCGTACGCATTGCCCAACTTTGTTCGTCGGAGAACTCGCATGTCATGA
- a CDS encoding uncharacterized protein (EggNog:ENOG41): MDLSQLPDVSNLLVTADNPARDDIPGMDHERCAALHNYLLHYAWLAEGHPSSSLRNNTNTFFTVHGAAAEQLRPRLNMSLATFLDSAKLPPAGPERPPFFFWANALSDPEFLFDEWLADMFDQPADSLVCLYFPNIGQGGESGGGVLYHQRYHRAAVFMHMDDHGFALPLEEHRELWHPLETVLSNWIDLIRLGKVTASPRDEPALFGSEKIGPWEWRPYSEAQVASCIRAWNRLCEAIEARMPSQPPSAVDLGPLLAPAVLDEASVPQNCFSRSFLTAARRPLFDFIAPGLTLPPADTSAFAAVQPFTKLSRGCHTIPSVCIFPAASGEEVDLTGSSYPFSIGIDDSVPSRVVAGVYSEPVDRNNYDYAEEGFRLLLPYGFRGDWDASLGARKSDGSTIERNNGTELFQHGYKPFGGDYYRAQRLERLFDCWCKLVEEGVWSVGPQGIKGTIDTFKEADTERWKDYLIPPTW; the protein is encoded by the coding sequence ATGGACCTTTCACAGCTCCCAGATGTGAGCAACCTGCTTGTCACGGCAGATAATCCAGCTCGCGATGATATACCAGGCATGGACCATGAACGATGTGCTGCTCTGCACAATTACCTGCTACATTACGCCTGGCTGGCTGAGGGCCATCCATCATCTAGTCTGCGTAATAACACCAATACCTTCTTCACCGTTCACGGTGCCGCAGCTGAGCAGCTTCGTCCGCGGCTCAACATGTCGCTGGCGACTTTCCTTGACAGCGCCAAGCTGCCTCCTGCTGGCCCTGAGCGGCCgccattcttcttttggGCCAACGCGCTCTCCGACCCAGAATTTCTTTTCGATGAATGGCTGGCTGACATGTTCGACCAGCCAGCAGACAGCCTGGTGTGCTTGTACTTCCCCAACATTGGTCAGGGCGGTGaatctggcggcggcgtgcTCTATCACCAACGCTACCACCGTGCCGCGGTATTCATGCATATGGATGACCACGGCTTTGCGTTGCCCTTGGAGGAGCACAGAGAGCTTTGGCACCCACTCGAGACTGTGCTGTCCAACTGGATTGACCTGATTCGCCTTGGCAAGGTTACAGCGTCACCCAGGGACGAGCCGGCCCTGTTTGGCAGTGAGAAGATCGGCCCCTGGGAGTGGCGACCTTACAGTGAAGCCCAAGTTGCGTCTTGCATCCGCGCGTGGAACCGCCTGTGCGAGGCCATTGAGGCGCGGATGCCATCGCAGCCTCCTTCAGCGGTAGATCTGGGGCCTCTGCTCGCACCCGCCGTCCTAGATGAAGCCTCAGTGCCGCAAAATTGCTTTTCACGCTCCTTTCTCACCGCTGCTCGTCGGCCTCTGTTTGATTTCATTGCTCCCGGCCTTACTCTCCCCCCCGCAGACACGTCTGCTTTCGCCGCGGTGCAACCCTTCACGAAATTATCTCGTGGCTGTCACACCATACCTTCTGTTTGTATCTTCCCCGCCGCTAGCGGTGAAGAGGTTGATTTGACGGGATCGTCATATCCGTTTTCTATCGGCATTGATGACTCAGTGCCGTCCCGGGTCGTTGCCGGTGTGTACAGCGAACCAGTTGATAGGAATAACTACGACTATGCCGAGGAAGGATTTCGGCTATTACTTCCGTATGGCTTCAGGGGTGACTGGGATGCTAGTCTAGGCGCGCGGAAAAGCGATGGATCAACTATCGAAAGGAATAACGGCACAGAGCTTTTTCAGCACGGATACAAACCTTTTGGCGGCGACTACTACCGGGCTCAACGGCTGGAACGTTTGTTTGACTGTTGGTGCAAGCTTGTTGAAGAAGGTGTCTGGTCGGTTGGTCCACAAGGAATAAAGGGCACCATTGACACTTTTAAGGAGGCTGACACAGAGCGGTGGAAGGACTACCTCATCCCGCCCACCTGGTGA